The following proteins are encoded in a genomic region of Streptomyces sp. SLBN-31:
- the hemQ gene encoding hydrogen peroxide-dependent heme synthase, with the protein MSDDAPTTEAGRIPNKGKLAKDLNEVIRYTLWSVFKLKDVLPEDRAGYADEVQELFDQLAAKDVTIRGTYDVSGLRADADVMIWWHAETSDQLQEAYNLFRRTKLGRALEPVWSNMALHRPAEFNRSHIPAFLADETPRNYISVYPFVRSYDWYLLPDEDRRRMLADHGKMARGYPDVRANTVASFSLGDYEWILAFEADELYRIVDLMRHLRGSEARRHVREEVPFYTGRRKDVAELIAGLA; encoded by the coding sequence ATGAGTGACGACGCCCCCACCACCGAGGCCGGCCGCATCCCGAACAAGGGCAAGCTGGCCAAGGACCTCAACGAGGTCATCCGCTACACGCTGTGGTCCGTCTTCAAGCTGAAGGACGTCCTGCCCGAGGACCGCGCGGGCTACGCCGACGAGGTCCAGGAGCTGTTCGACCAGCTCGCCGCGAAGGACGTGACGATCCGCGGCACGTACGACGTCTCCGGCCTGCGCGCCGACGCCGACGTCATGATCTGGTGGCACGCGGAGACCAGCGACCAGCTGCAGGAGGCGTACAACCTCTTCCGCCGCACGAAGCTGGGCCGCGCGCTGGAGCCGGTCTGGTCGAACATGGCGCTGCACCGCCCCGCCGAGTTCAACCGCTCGCACATCCCGGCGTTCCTCGCCGACGAGACGCCGCGCAACTACATCAGCGTCTACCCCTTCGTGCGCAGCTACGACTGGTACCTGCTGCCCGACGAGGACCGCCGCCGCATGCTCGCCGACCACGGCAAGATGGCCCGCGGCTACCCCGACGTCCGCGCCAACACGGTCGCCTCGTTCTCCCTCGGCGACTACGAGTGGATCCTCGCCTTCGAGGCCGACGAGCTGTACCGCATCGTCGACCTCATGCGCCACCTGCGCGGCTCCGAGGCCCGCAGGCACGTCCGCGAGGAGGTCCCGTTCTACACGGGCCGCCGCAAGGACGTCGCGGAACTGATCGCGGGCCTCGCCTGA
- a CDS encoding response regulator transcription factor yields MSVLLEQPASLVAYRPNKPTAMVVVADPRVRSTVTRHLWALGVRDVIEASSIAEARPRIGNPRDICVADVHLPDGSGLTILSETRAAGWPNGLALSAADDIGAVRNALAGGVKGYVVTGTRTNVGLPTRPGAAPIGSAAARMHRRPPGAPSHPGGYRELSGREVEVLRLVAEGQSNKAIGVSMGLSALTVKSHLARIARKLGTGDRAGMVAVALRTGIIH; encoded by the coding sequence GTGTCCGTTCTCCTCGAGCAGCCCGCAAGCCTGGTCGCCTACCGCCCGAACAAGCCGACCGCCATGGTGGTCGTGGCCGACCCGCGCGTCCGCTCCACCGTCACCCGCCACCTGTGGGCGCTCGGTGTGCGCGACGTCATCGAGGCCTCGTCCATCGCGGAGGCTCGTCCCCGCATCGGCAACCCCCGCGACATCTGCGTCGCCGACGTCCACCTGCCCGACGGCTCGGGCCTCACCATCCTCTCCGAGACCCGGGCGGCGGGCTGGCCCAACGGCCTGGCCCTGTCCGCCGCCGACGACATCGGCGCCGTGCGCAACGCCCTCGCCGGTGGCGTGAAGGGCTACGTCGTCACCGGCACCCGCACCAACGTCGGGCTCCCCACCCGGCCAGGTGCCGCCCCCATCGGTTCCGCCGCGGCCCGTATGCACCGCCGCCCCCCGGGTGCCCCGAGCCACCCGGGCGGCTACCGCGAGCTGTCCGGCCGCGAGGTCGAGGTGCTGAGACTGGTGGCGGAGGGCCAGTCGAACAAGGCGATCGGCGTCTCCATGGGCCTGTCCGCGCTGACCGTCAAGAGCCACCTCGCCCGCATCGCCCGCAAGCTCGGCACCGGAGACCGGGCCGGAATGGTCGCCGTGGCCCTGCGGACCGGCATCATCCACTGA
- a CDS encoding carbohydrate ABC transporter permease — MTRRAVARTLVYLSLIAASVVVLLPLVVVLLTSLKTEQETSNDTGALSLPHDLLNFRNYVTAFHDGRMLSAFGNTAFILVVSVGGTVLIGSMTAYAIDRFTFRLKKPVVALFLIAALVPGVTTQVATFRIVTSFGLFDTRWAPIALYMGTDIVSIYIFLQFVRSIPVSLDESARLDGANAFTIYWRIIFPLLKPAIATVVIVKGIAVYNDFYIPFLYMPNQDLGVISTSLFRFKGPFGAHWETISAGAILVILPTLVVFLCLQRYIYNGFTRGATR; from the coding sequence ATGACACGCCGAGCGGTGGCCCGCACCCTCGTCTACCTGTCCCTGATCGCGGCGAGCGTGGTCGTCCTGCTGCCGCTGGTCGTCGTCCTGCTGACCTCCCTGAAGACCGAACAGGAGACGTCGAACGACACGGGGGCGCTCAGCCTGCCCCACGACCTGCTCAACTTCCGAAACTACGTCACCGCGTTCCACGACGGCCGCATGCTCTCCGCGTTCGGCAACACGGCCTTCATCCTGGTCGTCTCCGTCGGCGGCACGGTCCTCATCGGCTCGATGACGGCCTACGCGATCGACCGGTTCACCTTCCGCCTCAAGAAGCCGGTGGTGGCCCTGTTCCTGATCGCCGCCCTGGTCCCCGGGGTCACCACCCAGGTGGCGACCTTCCGGATCGTCACCAGCTTCGGCCTGTTCGACACCCGCTGGGCGCCGATCGCCCTCTACATGGGCACGGACATCGTCTCGATCTACATCTTCCTGCAGTTCGTCCGCTCGATCCCGGTGAGCCTCGACGAGTCGGCCCGCCTGGACGGCGCGAACGCGTTCACGATCTACTGGCGGATCATCTTCCCGCTGCTGAAGCCGGCGATCGCGACCGTGGTGATCGTGAAGGGGATCGCCGTCTACAACGACTTCTACATCCCCTTCCTGTACATGCCGAACCAGGATCTTGGCGTGATCTCGACGTCCCTGTTCCGCTTCAAGGGCCCGTTCGGCGCCCACTGGGAGACGATCTCGGCGGGCGCGATCCTGGTCATCCTCCCCACGCTGGTCGTCTTCCTGTGCCTGCAGCGTTACATCTACAACGGCTTCACACGGGGAGCGACCAGGTGA
- a CDS encoding DUF4349 domain-containing protein, with the protein MRARRSVRPVRAVAGILLAASLALTGCSGAGSDSAGSSAADGPARSEAKGSAPGGQKDASGAAANRTPKLTGTDIIRTASLTVQVRDVPKALDEARTTTENAGGYVGDETTTRDPQGHERTRVVLRVPVEKYDEVLAGLQGTGKLMSRTSKAEDVTEQVVDVDSRVRSQRASVARIRELMDRATKLSDVVELEGELGSRQSDLEALLAQQKSLKDRTSLATITLSLSGTPAKKAAKDDDPGFVDALAGGWGAFVTMLRWLAVAIGAVLPFAAVAALLALVWLRLLRPGRRESGERD; encoded by the coding sequence ATGCGCGCACGACGTTCCGTACGACCTGTCCGGGCCGTGGCCGGCATCCTGCTGGCCGCGTCGCTCGCGCTGACCGGATGCAGCGGTGCCGGGAGCGACTCCGCGGGCTCCTCCGCCGCCGACGGGCCCGCCCGGAGCGAGGCCAAGGGCTCCGCCCCCGGCGGTCAGAAGGACGCGTCCGGTGCCGCGGCGAACCGGACGCCGAAGCTCACCGGGACCGACATCATCCGGACCGCCTCCCTCACCGTGCAGGTCCGGGACGTGCCGAAGGCCCTCGACGAGGCCCGCACCACCACCGAGAACGCGGGCGGCTATGTCGGCGACGAGACCACCACCCGGGACCCGCAGGGCCACGAGCGCACACGCGTGGTGCTGCGCGTGCCGGTCGAGAAGTACGACGAGGTCCTGGCCGGCCTGCAGGGCACCGGCAAACTCATGTCGCGCACCTCCAAGGCCGAGGACGTCACCGAGCAGGTCGTCGACGTCGACAGCCGGGTCAGGTCGCAGCGGGCCAGCGTCGCCCGGATCCGCGAACTGATGGACCGGGCGACCAAGTTGAGCGACGTGGTGGAGCTGGAGGGAGAACTGGGCAGCCGGCAGTCCGACCTGGAGGCGCTGCTCGCGCAGCAGAAGTCCCTGAAGGACCGCACGAGCCTGGCCACCATCACGCTCTCCCTGTCCGGGACACCGGCGAAGAAGGCCGCGAAGGACGACGACCCCGGCTTCGTGGACGCGCTGGCCGGCGGCTGGGGCGCGTTCGTGACGATGCTGCGCTGGCTGGCGGTGGCAATCGGCGCGGTGCTGCCGTTCGCCGCGGTGGCGGCGCTGCTCGCGCTGGTGTGGCTGCGCCTGCTCCGGCCGGGCCGGCGGGAGAGCGGCGAGCGGGACTGA
- a CDS encoding rhomboid family intramembrane serine protease, translating to MVIPVHDVNPVRRTPWVTYALIAANVFVFLSTPGIAGSVAGGSDLSQTCHLQAFLDHYAAVPRELIHHQMPRLVPTGDVGTSASGHAGCVVAPPGYDKSPALSVFTAMFLHGSWLHLLGNMLFLLIFGNNVEDRMGHIRFTLFYLVCGYAAGYGFAVLNADSADPLIGASGAIAGVLGAYLVLYPKARVWVLVPFLIFLPLRLPAWLVLGFWFVLQAFYSAGEGVSAAGTVAYAAHVVGFLVGMVLALPLKAGTPPPPEPRGLLFGRRAQPRHTW from the coding sequence GTGGTCATCCCCGTTCATGACGTGAACCCGGTGCGCCGCACGCCCTGGGTGACGTACGCGCTGATTGCCGCGAACGTCTTCGTGTTCCTGTCCACGCCCGGCATCGCCGGCTCCGTGGCGGGCGGCAGCGACCTGTCGCAGACGTGCCATCTGCAGGCATTCCTGGACCACTACGCGGCGGTGCCGCGGGAGTTGATCCACCATCAGATGCCGCGGCTGGTCCCCACGGGTGACGTCGGCACAAGCGCGAGCGGTCATGCCGGCTGCGTGGTGGCCCCACCGGGATACGACAAGTCGCCGGCGCTGTCGGTGTTCACGGCGATGTTCCTGCACGGCAGCTGGCTGCACCTGCTGGGCAACATGCTGTTCCTGCTGATCTTCGGCAACAACGTCGAGGACCGCATGGGGCACATCCGCTTCACGCTGTTCTACCTCGTCTGCGGCTACGCGGCGGGCTACGGCTTCGCCGTCCTCAACGCCGACTCGGCCGACCCCCTGATCGGCGCCTCGGGAGCCATCGCGGGCGTGCTGGGTGCCTATCTGGTGCTGTATCCGAAGGCACGAGTGTGGGTCCTGGTGCCGTTCCTGATCTTCCTGCCGCTGAGACTGCCGGCCTGGCTGGTGCTCGGCTTCTGGTTCGTGCTGCAGGCGTTCTACTCGGCGGGCGAGGGCGTCTCCGCCGCGGGCACGGTGGCGTACGCGGCGCACGTCGTGGGCTTCCTCGTCGGCATGGTGCTGGCCCTGCCCCTCAAGGCGGGCACTCCCCCGCCACCGGAGCCTCGCGGCCTGCTGTTCGGCAGGCGCGCCCAGCCCCGGCACACGTGGTGA
- the hemG gene encoding protoporphyrinogen oxidase codes for MSGSPPAEGRVVVIGAGIAGLAAAHRLLQRGARVTVLEASDRVGGKLLPGEIAGARVDLGAESMLARRPEAVGLAREVGLSERLRPPATATAFLWTRGALRPMPKGHVMGVPGTASALTGVLSDEGLARIERDAELPRTVVGDDVAVGEYVAERLGREVVDRLVEPLLGGVYAGDAYRISMRSAVPQLFQIAKTHTSLTEGVREIQAKMSAGGQTGPVFMGITGGIGTLPLAVADSVRARGGEILTDAPVTELRRESSGGWRVVAGDRVLRADAVIVAVPAPAAAGLLRPEAPEAAAELAGFEYASMALVTLAYRRSDTALPDGSSGFLVPPVDGHTVKASTFASQKWDWIAEENPDLVVLRTSVGRYGETEILQRDDAGLVEVSRHDLKAAIGLDATPLETRVTRWIDGLPQYPVGHHTRVARVREHLAKLPGLAVCGAQYDGVGIPACIASAYAAVDQLDGDLGGVQELTANPVQSLHGGAGE; via the coding sequence ATGAGTGGATCACCTCCGGCCGAGGGCCGGGTCGTCGTCATCGGAGCCGGGATCGCGGGCCTGGCCGCCGCCCACCGGCTGCTGCAGCGGGGCGCGCGGGTGACCGTGCTGGAGGCGTCGGACCGGGTCGGCGGCAAGCTGCTGCCCGGCGAGATCGCGGGTGCCCGCGTGGACCTCGGCGCCGAGTCGATGCTGGCCCGCAGGCCGGAGGCGGTCGGCCTGGCCCGCGAGGTGGGGCTGTCGGAGCGGCTCCGGCCGCCGGCCACCGCGACGGCCTTCCTATGGACCCGCGGCGCCCTGCGCCCCATGCCCAAGGGGCATGTGATGGGCGTCCCCGGCACGGCGTCCGCCCTCACCGGCGTCCTGTCCGACGAGGGCCTGGCCCGTATCGAGCGCGACGCCGAACTGCCGCGCACGGTTGTCGGCGACGACGTGGCGGTCGGTGAGTACGTGGCCGAACGACTGGGCCGCGAGGTCGTCGACCGCCTCGTCGAACCCCTGCTCGGCGGCGTGTACGCGGGCGACGCGTACCGCATCTCGATGCGCTCGGCCGTCCCGCAGCTGTTCCAGATCGCCAAGACGCACACCTCGCTGACCGAGGGCGTGCGCGAGATCCAGGCGAAGATGTCCGCCGGCGGGCAGACCGGGCCGGTGTTCATGGGCATCACCGGCGGCATCGGCACCCTGCCGCTCGCCGTCGCCGACTCGGTGCGCGCGCGGGGCGGCGAGATCCTCACCGACGCGCCGGTCACCGAGCTGCGCCGCGAGTCGTCCGGCGGCTGGCGGGTCGTCGCGGGGGACCGCGTACTGCGGGCCGACGCGGTGATCGTCGCCGTACCCGCCCCGGCCGCCGCCGGCCTGCTGCGCCCCGAGGCGCCCGAGGCCGCCGCCGAGCTCGCCGGCTTCGAGTACGCGTCGATGGCGCTGGTCACCCTCGCCTACCGCCGCTCCGACACCGCCCTCCCGGACGGCAGCAGCGGCTTCCTGGTGCCGCCGGTCGACGGCCACACCGTCAAGGCGTCCACCTTCGCCTCCCAGAAGTGGGACTGGATCGCCGAGGAGAACCCGGACCTCGTCGTCCTGCGCACCTCCGTCGGCCGCTACGGCGAGACGGAGATCCTTCAGCGCGACGACGCCGGCCTGGTGGAGGTCTCCCGCCACGACCTGAAGGCGGCCATCGGCCTGGACGCCACCCCCCTCGAGACACGGGTCACCCGCTGGATCGACGGCCTGCCCCAGTACCCGGTCGGCCACCACACGCGCGTGGCCCGCGTCCGTGAGCACCTGGCCAAGCTGCCCGGCCTCGCCGTCTGCGGCGCGCAGTACGACGGCGTCGGCATCCCGGCCTGCATCGCGAGCGCGTACGCGGCCGTGGACCAGCTGGACGGAGACCTTGGCGGTGTGCAGGAGCTCACCGCCAACCCGGTGCAGAGTCTGCACGGAGGAGCAGGAGAATAA
- a CDS encoding ribonuclease D, producing the protein MTDAQDTAADVSLRTTGGAPPDDGGSSAAEAPIPLLEPREGIPPVVADADALAEVIAAFAAGTGPVAVDAERASGYRYGQRAYLVQLRREGAGTALIDPVACPDLSGLGEALSGVEWVLHAATQDLPCLREIGMMPTRLFDTELAGRLAGFPRVGLGAMVEGVLGFVLEKGHSAVDWSTRPLPEPWLRYAALDVELLVDLRDALEKELDRQGKLEWARQEFAAIAAAPPAEPRKDPWRRTSGMHKVRRRRQLAVVREMWQTRDRIAQRRDVSPGKVLSDAAIVEAALALPADVQALMALNGFGNRMGRRQLEQWQAAVDRAKSLGESQLPAPGQPVTGPPPPRAWADKDPVAAARLSAARAGVSALAERLNMPQENLISPDTVRRVCWEPPKAVDAETVAAALAGHGARAWQVEQVTPVLVAALSAGAPPS; encoded by the coding sequence GTGACCGACGCCCAAGACACCGCAGCAGACGTTTCACTGCGAACCACCGGAGGCGCCCCTCCGGACGACGGCGGATCTTCTGCAGCGGAGGCGCCGATCCCTCTGCTGGAGCCGCGCGAGGGCATTCCGCCCGTCGTCGCCGACGCCGACGCGCTCGCCGAGGTGATCGCCGCGTTCGCGGCCGGCACCGGACCCGTCGCCGTCGACGCCGAGCGCGCCTCCGGCTACCGCTACGGTCAGCGCGCCTATCTGGTGCAGCTGCGCCGGGAGGGTGCGGGGACCGCACTGATCGACCCCGTGGCCTGTCCCGACCTGTCCGGTCTCGGAGAGGCGCTGTCGGGCGTCGAGTGGGTGCTGCACGCCGCCACCCAGGATCTGCCCTGCCTGCGCGAAATAGGCATGATGCCGACGCGGCTGTTCGACACCGAGCTCGCGGGACGGCTGGCCGGCTTCCCCAGGGTCGGCCTCGGCGCGATGGTCGAGGGCGTCCTGGGCTTCGTACTGGAGAAGGGGCACTCCGCCGTCGACTGGTCGACGCGGCCGCTGCCCGAGCCATGGCTCAGGTACGCGGCACTGGACGTGGAGCTGCTGGTCGATCTGCGGGACGCCCTGGAGAAGGAGCTGGACCGGCAGGGGAAGCTGGAGTGGGCCCGGCAGGAGTTCGCGGCGATCGCGGCCGCGCCGCCCGCCGAGCCGCGCAAGGACCCCTGGCGCCGGACGTCCGGGATGCACAAGGTGCGTCGGCGCCGGCAGCTCGCCGTCGTGCGGGAGATGTGGCAGACGCGCGACCGGATCGCCCAGCGGCGGGACGTCTCGCCGGGCAAGGTGCTCAGCGACGCGGCCATCGTCGAGGCGGCGCTCGCCCTGCCGGCCGATGTGCAGGCGCTCATGGCGTTGAACGGCTTCGGCAACCGCATGGGGCGGCGGCAGCTGGAGCAGTGGCAGGCGGCGGTGGACCGGGCGAAGTCGCTCGGCGAGTCCCAGTTGCCGGCGCCCGGGCAGCCGGTGACCGGGCCTCCGCCGCCGCGGGCCTGGGCCGACAAGGACCCGGTGGCCGCCGCACGGCTGTCGGCGGCCCGGGCCGGGGTGTCGGCGCTGGCCGAACGGCTGAACATGCCGCAGGAGAACCTGATCTCGCCGGACACCGTGCGGCGGGTCTGCTGGGAGCCGCCGAAGGCCGTGGACGCCGAGACGGTCGCGGCCGCGCTGGCCGGGCACGGGGCGCGGGCCTGGCAGGTCGAGCAGGTCACACCGGTGCTGGTGGCCGCGCTGTCCGCCGGAGCCCCGCCCTCCTGA
- the hemE gene encoding uroporphyrinogen decarboxylase has product MSANKTPQTSATYDSAFLRACRREPVPHTPVWFMRQAGRSLPEYRKVREGIPMLESCMRPELVTEITLQPVRRHNVDAAIYYSDIVVPLKAIGVDLEIKPGVGPVVDRPIRTRADLAQLRDLTPEDVSYVTEAIGLLTRELGTTPLIGFAGAPFTLASYLIEGGPSRTYENAKAMMYGDPELWADLLDRLADITAAFLKVQIEAGASAVQLFDSWVGALAPADYRRSVMPASAKVFDAVAGYGVPRIHFGVGTGELLNLMGEAGADVVGVDWRVPLDEAARRVGPGKALQGNLDPTILFTTPEAVEAKTREVLDAAAGLEGHVFNLGHGVMPSTDPDALTRLVEYVHTRTAR; this is encoded by the coding sequence GTGAGCGCCAACAAGACCCCGCAGACCTCCGCGACGTACGACTCCGCCTTCCTCCGGGCCTGCCGGCGCGAACCCGTGCCGCACACGCCCGTGTGGTTCATGCGGCAGGCCGGGCGCTCGCTGCCCGAGTACCGCAAGGTCCGCGAGGGCATCCCGATGCTCGAGTCCTGCATGCGCCCCGAGCTGGTCACCGAGATCACCCTCCAGCCGGTGCGCCGCCACAACGTGGACGCGGCCATCTACTACAGCGACATCGTGGTCCCGCTCAAGGCCATCGGCGTCGACCTCGAGATCAAGCCCGGCGTCGGCCCGGTCGTCGACCGCCCGATCCGCACCCGCGCCGACCTCGCCCAGCTGCGAGACCTCACCCCCGAGGACGTGTCCTACGTCACCGAGGCCATCGGCCTGCTCACCCGCGAGCTCGGCACCACCCCGCTGATCGGTTTCGCGGGCGCCCCCTTCACCCTCGCGAGCTACCTCATCGAGGGCGGCCCGTCGCGCACGTACGAGAACGCCAAGGCGATGATGTACGGCGACCCCGAGCTGTGGGCCGACCTGCTCGACCGTCTCGCCGACATCACGGCCGCGTTCCTCAAGGTGCAGATCGAGGCCGGCGCCTCCGCCGTCCAGCTGTTCGACTCCTGGGTCGGCGCCCTCGCCCCCGCCGACTACCGGCGCTCGGTGATGCCGGCCTCCGCGAAGGTCTTCGACGCCGTCGCCGGCTACGGCGTCCCCCGCATCCACTTCGGCGTCGGCACCGGCGAACTGCTGAACCTCATGGGCGAGGCCGGCGCGGACGTCGTCGGCGTCGACTGGCGCGTCCCGCTGGACGAGGCCGCCCGCCGGGTCGGCCCCGGCAAGGCGCTGCAGGGCAACCTGGATCCGACGATCCTGTTCACCACCCCGGAGGCCGTCGAGGCCAAGACGCGCGAGGTGCTGGACGCGGCCGCCGGACTGGAGGGCCACGTGTTCAACCTCGGCCACGGCGTGATGCCGTCCACCGACCCGGACGCGCTGACCCGGCTCGTGGAGTACGTCCACACGCGCACCGCGCGCTGA
- a CDS encoding DUF3000 domain-containing protein, whose protein sequence is MDDTQGGDGDGIGAAPPAFQAAVQALRGSRLRPQIEVEPTRAPKRLAPFAHALEATVVDGEQDLADGRLVLLHDPAGHDAWQGTFRLVTLVRAELEPEMAADPLLPEVCWSWLTGALAARGLSYGEPSGTVTRASSHYFGGLAERPAASQIEIRASWTPREGLGGVPDTAAHLASWCDLLAQVAGLPPAGPGDASVVTLPQRRGPQQSR, encoded by the coding sequence ATGGACGACACCCAGGGGGGGGACGGGGATGGCATCGGTGCGGCTCCGCCGGCTTTTCAGGCCGCGGTGCAGGCTCTGCGCGGCAGTCGGCTGAGGCCGCAGATCGAGGTCGAGCCGACCCGCGCACCGAAGCGGCTCGCGCCCTTCGCGCACGCGCTGGAGGCGACCGTCGTCGACGGTGAGCAGGACCTGGCCGACGGTCGGCTGGTGCTGCTGCACGACCCGGCCGGGCACGACGCCTGGCAGGGCACGTTCCGGCTGGTGACGCTGGTGCGGGCGGAGCTGGAGCCGGAGATGGCCGCGGACCCGCTGCTGCCGGAGGTGTGCTGGTCCTGGCTGACCGGCGCGCTGGCCGCGCGCGGGCTGTCGTACGGCGAACCGAGCGGGACCGTCACGCGCGCGAGCTCGCACTACTTCGGCGGGCTCGCGGAACGCCCGGCCGCCTCGCAGATCGAGATCCGCGCCTCCTGGACGCCCCGCGAGGGTCTGGGCGGCGTTCCCGACACCGCGGCGCACCTGGCGTCCTGGTGCGATCTGCTGGCGCAGGTGGCGGGACTGCCGCCGGCCGGGCCGGGCGACGCGTCGGTGGTGACGCTGCCGCAGCGGCGCGGACCGCAGCAGTCCCGCTAA
- a CDS encoding FAD-dependent oxidoreductase: protein MNMNGARERLVVIGGDAAGMSAASQARRSKGPDELEIVAFERGHFTSYSACGIPYWVGGDVSDREQLIARTPQEHRERDIDLRMRTEVTEIDVARGRVRARDVDSGAESWTSYDKLVIATGARPIRPDMPGADAPGVHGVQTLDDGQALLDSLTRTRGRRAVVVGAGYIGVEMAEALINRGYEVTVVNRGSEPMSTLDPDMGRLVHEAMEGLGITMVNDTEVTKVLTGDDGRVRAVATEDAEYPADVVVLGIGVRPETSLAAAAGLPLGAHRGLLTDLAMRVRGHENIWAGGDCVEVLDLVSGQERHIALGTHANKHGQVIGTNVGGGYATFPGVVGTAVSKVCDLEIARTGLREKDARRVGLRFETVTIESTSRAGYYPGASPMTVKMLAERRTGRLLGVQIVGREGAAKRVDIAAVALTAGMTVEQMTALDLGYAPPFSPVWDPVLVAARKASKAVRERP from the coding sequence ATGAACATGAACGGTGCGAGGGAACGACTGGTGGTGATCGGCGGCGACGCCGCGGGGATGTCCGCGGCGTCGCAGGCACGCCGATCGAAGGGCCCCGACGAGCTGGAGATCGTGGCGTTCGAACGAGGCCACTTCACCTCGTACTCGGCGTGCGGCATTCCGTACTGGGTCGGCGGCGACGTCTCCGACCGGGAGCAGCTGATCGCACGCACCCCGCAGGAGCACCGCGAGCGGGACATCGACCTGCGGATGCGCACCGAGGTCACGGAGATCGACGTGGCGCGCGGCCGGGTACGCGCGCGTGACGTCGATTCCGGAGCCGAGTCCTGGACGTCGTACGACAAGCTCGTGATCGCCACCGGGGCGCGCCCGATCCGCCCGGACATGCCGGGCGCCGACGCCCCCGGTGTGCACGGGGTGCAGACCCTGGACGACGGCCAGGCGCTCCTCGACTCGCTCACGCGCACGCGTGGCCGGCGTGCGGTCGTGGTGGGCGCGGGCTACATCGGCGTGGAGATGGCCGAGGCGCTCATCAACCGCGGCTACGAGGTCACGGTCGTCAACCGCGGCAGCGAACCGATGTCCACCCTCGACCCGGACATGGGCCGTCTGGTGCACGAGGCCATGGAGGGCCTCGGCATCACCATGGTCAACGACACCGAGGTCACCAAGGTCCTCACCGGCGACGACGGCCGCGTCCGCGCGGTGGCCACCGAGGACGCCGAGTACCCGGCGGACGTGGTGGTCCTGGGCATCGGCGTCCGCCCCGAGACGTCCCTCGCGGCGGCCGCCGGTCTGCCGCTGGGCGCCCACCGCGGCCTGCTCACCGACCTGGCCATGCGGGTCCGCGGCCACGAGAACATCTGGGCGGGCGGCGACTGCGTGGAGGTTTTGGACCTGGTCTCCGGCCAGGAGCGCCACATCGCGCTGGGCACCCACGCCAACAAGCACGGCCAGGTCATCGGCACCAACGTCGGCGGCGGCTACGCGACCTTCCCGGGGGTGGTGGGCACCGCGGTCAGCAAGGTGTGCGACCTGGAGATCGCCCGTACGGGCCTGCGCGAGAAGGACGCGCGCAGAGTGGGCCTGCGGTTCGAGACGGTGACCATCGAGTCGACGAGCCGGGCGGGCTACTACCCCGGCGCCTCCCCCATGACGGTGAAGATGCTCGCCGAGCGCCGCACGGGCCGTCTTCTGGGAGTGCAGATCGTCGGCCGGGAGGGCGCGGCCAAGAGGGTCGACATCGCCGCCGTCGCCCTCACGGCCGGGATGACGGTGGAACAGATGACGGCCCTTGACCTGGGCTACGCGCCGCCGTTCTCCCCGGTGTGGGACCCGGTGCTGGTGGCGGCCCGCAAGGCGTCGAAGGCGGTACGGGAGCGCCCTTGA